In the Pseudolabrys taiwanensis genome, one interval contains:
- the rpoB gene encoding DNA-directed RNA polymerase subunit beta, whose protein sequence is MAQTFTGRKRVRKFFGSIKEVAEMPNLIEVQKASYDQFLLVDEPHGGRPDEGLQAVFKSVFPISDFSNSSMLEFVKYEFEPPKYDVDECRQRGMTFAAPLKVTLRLIVFDIDEETGARSVKDIKEQDVYMGDIPLMTNNGTFIVNGTERVIVSQMHRSPGVFFDHDKGKTHSSGKLLFAARIIPYRGSWLDIEFDAKDIVYARIDRRRKIPVTSLLFALGLDGEEILSTFYKHVPYKRAKEGWRVPFDANRMKGYKAINDLVDADTGKVVVEAGKKLSVRQARQLAEKGLKALRMADEELIGHYVAEDLVNPKSGEIYMEAGEEITEKNLKVLIEQGYKELPLLDIDHVNVGAYIRNTLSVDKNMTREDALFDIYRVMRPGEPPTVETAEAMFRSLFFDSERYDLSAVGRVKMNMRLDLDAPDTMRVLRREDILAVIKTLVDLRDGKGEIDDIDNLGNRRVRSVGELMENQYRIGLLRMERAIKERMSSVDIDTVMPQDLINAKPAAAAVREFFGSSQLSQFMDQTNPLSEITHKRRLSALGPGGLTRERAGFEVRDVHPTHYGRICPIETPEGPNIGLINSLATYARVNKYGFVETPYRKVKEGRVTDEVVYLSAMEESRHAVAQANAEMDAKGRFTEDLIVCRQAGDVHLVPRDKVDYMDVSPKQLVSVAAALIPFLENDDANRALMGSNMQRQAVPLVKADAPFVGTGMESVVARDSGAAIAARRAGIIDQVDATRIVIRATGETDPTKPGVDIYRLMKYQRSNQNTCINQRPLVKVGDKVEKGDIIADGPSTDLGELALGRNVLVAFMPWNGYNFEDSILLSERIVKEDVFTSIHIEEFEVMARDTKLGPEEITRDIPNVSEEALKNLDEAGIVYIGAEVHAGDILVGKITPKGESPMTPEEKLLRAIFGEKASDVRDTSLRVPPGVQGTVVEVRVFNRHGVEKDERALAIEREEIERLAKDRDDEQAILDRNVYGRLAELLEGRQGVAGPKGFKKDSKITRAVLDEYPRSQWWLFASPNDKLMAEIEAIRKQYDESKKLLEQRFLDKVEKLQRGDELPPGVMKMVKVFVAVKRKIQPGDKMAGRHGNKGVVSRIVPIEDMPFLADGTHADIVLNPLGVPSRMNVGQILETHLGWACAGLGLKIGQAVDVYNQKHDSKPLKEMLRKVYGEDETIKTLEEDELVELGSNLRRGVPIATPVFDGAKEKDIEQMLDLAGLDHSGQSTVYDGRTGEPFDRKVTVGYIYMLKLHHLVDDKIHARSIGPYSLVTQQPLGGKAQFGGQRFGEMEVWALEAYGAAYTLQEMLTVKSDDVAGRTKVYEAIVRGDDTFEAGIPESFNVLVKEMRSLGLNVDLHNSKQRPAEPTAEAAE, encoded by the coding sequence ATGGCGCAGACGTTTACCGGTCGCAAGCGCGTACGGAAGTTTTTTGGCTCAATCAAAGAAGTCGCGGAGATGCCGAACCTCATCGAGGTTCAGAAGGCGTCCTACGACCAATTCCTGCTGGTGGATGAGCCGCATGGCGGCCGTCCCGACGAAGGCCTGCAGGCCGTTTTCAAATCGGTATTCCCGATCTCCGATTTTTCGAACTCCTCGATGCTGGAATTCGTCAAGTACGAGTTCGAACCGCCGAAGTATGACGTCGACGAGTGCCGTCAGCGCGGCATGACTTTCGCTGCGCCGCTCAAGGTGACGCTGCGCCTCATCGTGTTCGATATCGACGAAGAGACGGGTGCCCGTTCGGTCAAGGACATCAAGGAGCAGGATGTCTACATGGGCGACATCCCGCTCATGACCAACAACGGCACCTTCATCGTCAATGGCACCGAGCGCGTCATCGTCTCGCAGATGCACCGTTCGCCCGGCGTGTTCTTCGATCACGACAAGGGCAAGACGCACTCGTCCGGCAAGTTGCTGTTCGCCGCCCGCATCATTCCGTATCGCGGCTCCTGGCTCGACATCGAGTTCGACGCCAAGGACATCGTCTATGCGCGTATCGACCGTCGCCGTAAGATTCCGGTGACGTCGCTGCTGTTCGCCCTCGGCCTCGACGGCGAAGAGATCCTGTCGACCTTCTACAAGCACGTGCCCTACAAGCGCGCGAAGGAAGGCTGGCGCGTGCCCTTCGATGCCAACCGCATGAAGGGCTACAAGGCAATCAACGATCTCGTCGACGCCGACACCGGCAAGGTGGTGGTCGAGGCCGGCAAGAAGCTGTCCGTGCGTCAGGCGCGCCAGCTCGCCGAAAAGGGCCTCAAGGCGCTGCGCATGGCCGACGAGGAGCTCATCGGCCATTACGTTGCCGAGGACCTCGTCAATCCGAAGTCCGGCGAAATCTACATGGAAGCCGGCGAGGAGATCACCGAGAAGAACCTGAAGGTTCTGATCGAGCAGGGCTACAAGGAGCTGCCGCTCCTCGACATCGACCACGTCAATGTCGGCGCCTACATCCGCAACACGCTGTCGGTCGACAAGAACATGACGCGCGAGGACGCGTTGTTCGACATCTACCGCGTCATGCGTCCGGGTGAGCCGCCGACCGTGGAAACGGCCGAAGCGATGTTCCGTTCGCTGTTCTTCGACAGCGAGCGCTACGATCTCTCGGCGGTCGGCCGCGTGAAGATGAACATGCGTCTCGACCTCGACGCGCCCGACACCATGCGCGTGCTGCGCCGGGAGGACATCCTCGCGGTCATCAAGACGCTGGTCGACCTGCGCGACGGCAAGGGCGAGATCGACGACATCGACAATCTCGGCAACCGCCGCGTGCGTTCGGTCGGCGAGCTCATGGAGAACCAGTACCGCATCGGCCTCCTGCGCATGGAGCGCGCGATCAAGGAGCGCATGTCGTCGGTCGATATCGACACCGTCATGCCGCAGGACCTGATCAACGCGAAGCCGGCGGCCGCCGCGGTGCGCGAGTTCTTCGGTTCGTCGCAGCTCTCGCAGTTCATGGACCAGACCAACCCGCTGTCCGAGATCACGCACAAGCGTCGTCTCTCGGCGCTGGGCCCTGGCGGTCTGACGCGCGAACGCGCCGGCTTCGAGGTGCGCGACGTGCACCCGACACACTACGGCCGTATCTGCCCGATCGAGACGCCGGAAGGTCCGAACATCGGTCTGATCAACTCGCTCGCGACCTACGCGCGCGTGAACAAGTACGGCTTTGTCGAAACGCCTTACCGCAAGGTCAAGGAAGGCCGTGTCACCGACGAGGTGGTCTATCTCTCCGCGATGGAAGAGAGCCGCCACGCGGTCGCGCAGGCGAACGCCGAGATGGACGCCAAGGGCCGCTTCACGGAAGACCTCATCGTCTGCCGTCAGGCCGGCGACGTGCATCTCGTGCCGCGTGACAAGGTCGACTACATGGACGTGTCGCCGAAGCAGCTCGTGTCGGTGGCCGCGGCGCTCATCCCGTTCCTCGAGAACGACGACGCCAACCGCGCGCTCATGGGCTCGAACATGCAGCGTCAGGCCGTGCCGCTCGTGAAGGCGGACGCGCCGTTCGTCGGCACCGGCATGGAAAGCGTCGTGGCGCGCGACTCCGGCGCCGCGATCGCGGCCCGCCGGGCGGGCATCATCGACCAGGTGGACGCCACGCGTATCGTTATCCGCGCCACCGGCGAGACCGATCCGACCAAGCCGGGCGTCGATATCTACCGGCTGATGAAGTACCAGCGCTCGAACCAGAACACCTGCATCAACCAGCGTCCGCTGGTGAAGGTCGGTGACAAGGTCGAGAAGGGCGACATCATCGCGGACGGTCCGTCGACCGATCTCGGCGAACTCGCCCTCGGCCGTAACGTGCTCGTCGCGTTCATGCCGTGGAATGGCTACAACTTCGAGGACTCGATCCTGCTCTCCGAGCGGATCGTGAAGGAAGACGTGTTCACGTCCATTCACATCGAGGAATTCGAGGTGATGGCGCGCGACACCAAGCTCGGCCCCGAAGAAATCACCCGCGACATCCCGAACGTCTCGGAAGAGGCGCTCAAGAATCTCGACGAAGCGGGCATCGTCTACATCGGCGCGGAAGTCCACGCCGGCGACATCCTGGTCGGCAAGATCACGCCGAAGGGCGAAAGCCCGATGACGCCGGAAGAGAAGCTGCTGCGCGCGATCTTCGGTGAAAAGGCCTCGGACGTTCGCGACACCTCGCTGCGCGTGCCGCCGGGCGTTCAGGGCACCGTCGTCGAAGTGCGCGTGTTCAACCGTCACGGTGTCGAGAAGGACGAGCGCGCGCTCGCCATCGAGCGTGAGGAGATCGAGCGTCTCGCCAAGGACCGCGACGACGAGCAGGCGATCCTCGACCGTAACGTCTACGGCCGTCTCGCGGAGCTGCTCGAAGGCCGCCAGGGCGTCGCCGGTCCGAAGGGCTTCAAGAAGGACAGCAAGATCACCCGCGCCGTGCTGGATGAGTATCCGCGCTCGCAGTGGTGGCTGTTCGCCTCGCCGAACGACAAGCTGATGGCCGAGATCGAAGCGATCCGGAAGCAGTACGACGAGTCGAAGAAGCTGCTCGAGCAGCGTTTCCTCGACAAGGTCGAGAAGCTGCAGCGCGGCGACGAACTGCCGCCCGGCGTGATGAAGATGGTCAAGGTCTTCGTCGCGGTGAAGCGTAAGATCCAGCCGGGCGACAAGATGGCCGGCCGTCACGGCAACAAGGGCGTGGTCTCGCGCATCGTTCCGATCGAGGACATGCCGTTCCTCGCCGACGGTACGCACGCCGACATCGTGCTCAATCCGCTCGGCGTGCCGTCGCGCATGAACGTCGGTCAGATTCTCGAGACGCATCTTGGCTGGGCTTGCGCCGGCCTCGGTCTCAAGATCGGTCAGGCGGTCGATGTCTATAACCAGAAGCACGACTCCAAGCCGCTGAAGGAGATGCTGCGCAAGGTCTACGGCGAGGACGAGACCATCAAGACGCTGGAAGAGGACGAGCTCGTCGAGCTCGGCTCCAACCTCCGGCGCGGCGTGCCGATCGCGACGCCGGTGTTCGACGGTGCCAAGGAGAAGGACATCGAGCAGATGCTCGATCTCGCGGGCCTCGACCACTCCGGTCAGTCGACCGTCTATGACGGGCGCACGGGCGAGCCGTTCGATCGCAAGGTGACGGTGGGCTACATCTACATGCTCAAGCTGCACCACCTCGTGGACGACAAGATCCACGCGCGTTCGATCGGTCCGTACTCGCTGGTCACCCAGCAGCCGCTCGGTGGCAAGGCGCAGTTCGGCGGCCAGCGCTTCGGCGAAATGGAGGTGTGGGCGCTCGAAGCTTACGGCGCGGCCTACACGCTGCAGGAGATGCTCACCGTGAAGTCGGACGACGTCGCCGGTCGTACCAAGGTGTACGAGGCGATCGTGCGCGGCGACGACACGTTCGAAGCGGGCATCCCGGAGTCGTTCAACGTGCTGGTCAAGGAAATGCGCTCGCTCGGCCTCAACGTCGACTTGCACAATTCCAAGCAGCGGCCGGCCGAGCCGACCGCGGAAGCGGCCGAGTAA
- the rpoC gene encoding DNA-directed RNA polymerase subunit beta' has protein sequence MNQEIMNLFSPQAPAQVFDQIRISIASPEKILSWSYGEIKKPETINYRTFKPERDGLFCARIFGPIKDYECLCGKYKRMKYKGIICEKCSVEVTLSRVRRERMGHIELAAPVAHIWFLKSLPSRIGLLLDMTLKDLERILYFEYYVVLEPGLTPLKDRQLLSEEEYLKAQDEFGQDSFTALIGAEAIREMLKGMDLDRLQVELRAEMGETDSDIKKKKIAKRLKLIEAFIASGNKPEWMILTVVPVIPPDLRPLVPLDGGRFATSDLNDLYRRVINRNNRLKRLIELRAPDIIIRNEKRMLQEAVDALFDNGRRGRVITGANKRPLKSLADMLKGKQGRFRQNLLGKRVDYSGRSVIVVGPELKLHQCGLPKKMALELFKPFIYSRLDAKGLSTTVKQAKKLVEKEKPEVWDILDEVIREHPVLLNRAPTLHRLGIQAFEPVLIEGKAIQLHPLVCAAFNADFDGDQMAVHVPLSLEAQLEARVLMMSTNNILHPANGQPIIVPSQDIVLGLYYLSLMSEGQPGEGKVFGDLATIDHALHEKAITLHSKIKYRWEGIDENGNTFTRWYDTTPGRVVLGNVLPKNVKAPFDLVNKLMTKREISGMIDAVYRHCGQKETVIFCDRIMALGFYHAFKAGISFGKDDMVVPKKKWDIVEKTREEAKDFEQQYNDGLITQGEKYNKVVDAWSKSTDKIAEEMMREISATKKDDKGRDLQINSIYMMAHSGARGSPAQMRQLAGMRGLMAKPDGSIIETPIVSNFKEGLTVMEYFNSTHGARKGLADTALKTANSGYLTRRLVDVAQDCIITEPDCGTTNGIKVRAIIDAGTVVASLAVRILGRTTAEDVKDPTSSAVIMPAGTLLQEPEVEKITQAGVQELKIRSVLTCESKVGVCGACYGRDLARGTPVNMGEAVGVIAAQSIGEPGTQLTMRTFHIGGAAQINEQSFIESNFDGKIQIRGLNVAKNSDGDVVTMVRNMVVAVVDPDGTERAHHRIPYGARLRIEDGQMIKRGTRIAEWDPYTRPMLTEVEGTIEFEDMVDGLSMSEQLDESTGIAKRVVIDWRTGSSRNQADLRPAIVIKGADGKVLKLARGGEARYLLAVDAVISVDPGSKVKAGDVIARIPTESAKTRDITGGLPRVAELFEARKPKDAAIIAETSGSVRFGKDYKNKRRLTIEPTDKSEEPREYLIPKGKHIHLQDGDVIEKGDYIVEGNPAPHDILAIRGVEELASYLTNEIQEVYRLQGVMINDKHIEVIVRQMLQKVEIDDAGETELLQGEQVDKSELEEVNERAAEEGKKPATGHPVLLGITKASLQTRSFISAASFQETTRVLTEAAVNGKADTLDGLKENVIVGRLIPAGTGAMMNQLREVATKRDALILEEREKDATKTAPAPAEAPALPPAE, from the coding sequence ATGAACCAAGAAATTATGAATCTCTTCAGCCCGCAGGCGCCGGCGCAGGTCTTCGACCAGATCCGGATCTCGATCGCGAGCCCGGAGAAGATTCTGTCCTGGTCCTACGGCGAGATCAAAAAGCCGGAAACCATCAACTACCGTACCTTCAAGCCCGAGCGCGACGGTCTGTTCTGCGCGCGCATCTTCGGGCCCATCAAGGACTACGAGTGCTTGTGCGGCAAGTACAAGCGCATGAAGTACAAGGGCATCATCTGCGAAAAGTGCTCGGTGGAAGTCACGCTCAGCCGCGTGCGGCGCGAGCGCATGGGCCACATCGAGCTCGCGGCGCCGGTCGCGCACATCTGGTTCCTGAAGTCGCTGCCGAGCCGCATCGGTCTGCTGCTCGACATGACGCTCAAGGACCTCGAGCGCATCCTGTACTTCGAATACTACGTCGTGCTTGAGCCGGGCCTCACCCCGCTTAAGGATCGTCAGCTGCTGTCCGAAGAGGAGTACCTCAAGGCGCAGGACGAGTTCGGCCAGGATTCGTTCACCGCTTTGATCGGCGCGGAAGCGATCCGCGAGATGCTCAAGGGGATGGATCTCGACCGGCTGCAGGTCGAACTGCGCGCCGAGATGGGCGAGACCGACAGCGACATCAAGAAGAAGAAGATCGCCAAGCGGCTGAAGCTGATCGAGGCCTTCATCGCCTCGGGCAACAAGCCGGAGTGGATGATTCTGACCGTGGTGCCGGTGATCCCGCCGGATCTGCGTCCGCTCGTTCCGCTCGACGGCGGCCGCTTCGCCACGTCCGATCTCAACGACCTCTATCGCCGCGTCATCAACCGCAACAACCGTCTGAAGCGGCTGATCGAGCTGCGCGCGCCGGACATCATCATCCGCAACGAGAAGCGCATGCTTCAGGAAGCGGTGGATGCGCTGTTCGACAACGGCCGCCGCGGCCGCGTCATCACCGGCGCCAACAAGCGTCCGCTGAAGTCGCTCGCCGACATGCTCAAGGGCAAGCAGGGCCGCTTCCGCCAGAACCTGCTCGGCAAGCGCGTCGACTATTCGGGCCGTTCGGTGATCGTGGTCGGTCCCGAGCTCAAGCTGCATCAGTGCGGCTTGCCGAAGAAGATGGCGCTCGAGCTGTTCAAGCCGTTCATCTACTCGCGGCTCGACGCCAAGGGCCTGTCGACGACCGTGAAGCAGGCCAAGAAGCTGGTGGAGAAGGAGAAGCCGGAGGTTTGGGACATCCTCGACGAGGTGATCCGCGAACACCCGGTGCTTCTGAACCGCGCGCCGACCTTGCACCGCCTCGGCATCCAGGCTTTCGAGCCGGTGCTGATCGAGGGCAAGGCGATCCAGCTGCATCCGCTGGTCTGCGCCGCGTTCAACGCCGACTTCGACGGCGACCAGATGGCCGTGCACGTCCCGCTGTCGCTCGAAGCGCAGCTGGAAGCGCGCGTCCTGATGATGTCGACCAACAACATCCTGCATCCGGCGAACGGTCAGCCGATCATCGTGCCGTCGCAGGACATCGTGCTCGGCCTCTACTATCTCTCTTTGATGAGCGAGGGGCAGCCGGGCGAGGGCAAGGTGTTCGGCGATCTCGCGACGATCGATCATGCGTTGCATGAGAAGGCGATCACGCTGCACTCGAAGATCAAGTATCGCTGGGAAGGCATCGACGAGAACGGAAACACGTTCACGCGCTGGTACGACACGACCCCCGGTCGCGTCGTTCTCGGCAACGTGCTGCCGAAGAACGTCAAGGCGCCGTTCGACCTCGTCAACAAGCTGATGACGAAGCGCGAAATCTCCGGGATGATCGACGCGGTGTACCGTCACTGCGGTCAGAAGGAGACGGTGATCTTCTGCGACCGCATCATGGCGCTCGGCTTCTACCACGCGTTCAAGGCCGGCATTTCGTTCGGCAAGGACGACATGGTCGTGCCGAAGAAGAAGTGGGACATCGTCGAGAAGACCCGCGAGGAAGCCAAGGACTTCGAGCAGCAGTACAACGACGGCCTGATCACCCAGGGCGAGAAGTACAACAAGGTGGTCGATGCCTGGTCCAAGTCGACCGACAAGATCGCCGAAGAGATGATGCGCGAGATCTCGGCCACCAAGAAGGACGACAAGGGCCGCGATCTGCAGATCAACTCGATCTACATGATGGCTCACTCGGGCGCGCGCGGGTCGCCGGCCCAGATGCGTCAGCTCGCCGGCATGCGCGGCCTGATGGCCAAGCCGGACGGCTCGATCATCGAGACGCCGATCGTGTCGAACTTCAAGGAAGGCCTCACCGTTATGGAGTACTTCAACTCCACGCACGGTGCCCGTAAGGGTCTGGCCGACACCGCCTTGAAGACGGCGAACTCGGGTTACCTGACGCGTCGTCTCGTCGACGTCGCCCAGGACTGCATCATCACCGAGCCGGATTGCGGCACGACGAACGGCATCAAGGTCCGCGCGATCATCGATGCCGGCACGGTCGTCGCTTCGCTGGCCGTGCGCATCCTTGGCCGCACCACGGCCGAGGACGTGAAGGACCCGACGTCGAGCGCGGTCATCATGCCCGCCGGCACGCTGCTGCAGGAGCCGGAGGTCGAGAAGATCACGCAAGCCGGCGTGCAGGAGCTCAAGATCCGCTCGGTGCTGACCTGCGAAAGCAAAGTCGGCGTTTGCGGCGCCTGCTACGGACGCGATCTTGCCCGCGGCACGCCCGTGAACATGGGCGAGGCTGTCGGCGTCATCGCGGCGCAGTCCATCGGCGAGCCGGGCACCCAGCTCACCATGCGTACGTTCCACATCGGCGGCGCCGCTCAGATCAACGAGCAGTCGTTCATCGAGTCGAACTTCGACGGCAAGATCCAGATCCGCGGTCTCAACGTCGCCAAGAACTCGGACGGCGACGTGGTGACGATGGTGCGCAACATGGTCGTCGCGGTCGTCGACCCCGACGGCACCGAGCGCGCGCATCACCGCATCCCCTACGGTGCGCGTCTGCGCATCGAGGACGGCCAGATGATCAAGCGCGGCACGCGTATCGCCGAGTGGGATCCGTACACCCGGCCGATGCTGACCGAGGTGGAAGGCACGATCGAGTTCGAGGACATGGTCGACGGTCTGTCGATGTCCGAACAGCTCGACGAGTCGACCGGCATCGCCAAGCGCGTGGTCATCGACTGGCGTACGGGTTCGTCCCGTAACCAGGCCGACCTGCGTCCGGCGATCGTGATCAAGGGTGCGGACGGCAAGGTGCTCAAGCTCGCCCGTGGCGGCGAAGCGCGTTACCTGCTCGCCGTCGACGCCGTTATCTCGGTCGACCCGGGCTCCAAGGTGAAGGCGGGCGACGTCATCGCGCGTATCCCGACCGAAAGCGCCAAGACGCGTGACATCACCGGCGGTCTGCCGCGGGTGGCTGAGCTGTTCGAAGCCCGCAAACCGAAGGACGCGGCGATCATCGCCGAGACCAGCGGCAGCGTTCGGTTCGGCAAGGACTACAAGAACAAGCGCCGGCTCACGATCGAGCCGACCGACAAGAGCGAGGAGCCTCGCGAGTACCTGATCCCGAAGGGCAAGCACATCCACCTTCAGGACGGCGACGTCATCGAGAAGGGCGATTATATCGTCGAGGGCAATCCCGCCCCGCACGACATTCTCGCCATCCGCGGCGTCGAGGAGCTCGCTTCGTACCTGACGAACGAGATCCAGGAGGTCTACCGGCTGCAGGGCGTTATGATCAACGACAAGCACATCGAGGTGATCGTTCGCCAGATGCTGCAGAAGGTCGAGATCGACGACGCCGGCGAAACCGAGCTGTTGCAAGGTGAGCAGGTCGACAAGAGCGAGCTCGAGGAGGTCAACGAACGCGCTGCGGAAGAGGGCAAGAAGCCGGCGACGGGTCACCCCGTGCTGCTCGGCATCACCAAGGCCTCGCTGCAGACCCGCTCGTTCATCTCGGCGGCCTCGTTCCAGGAGACCACGCGCGTCCTCACCGAAGCCGCGGTCAACGGCAAGGCGGACACGCTCGACGGCCTCAAGGAGAACGTCATCGTCGGCCGCCTGATCCCGGCCGGCACCGGCGCCATGATGAACCAGCTGCGCGAGGTTGCGACCAAGCGCGATGCGCTCATCCTGGAAGAGCGGGAGAAGGACGCGACCAAGACCGCGCCTGCGCCCGCCGAGGCTCCGGCGCTGCCGCCAGCCGAGTAA
- a CDS encoding alpha-amylase family glycosyl hydrolase: MNDAWWKSAVLYQIYPRSFQDSDGDGVGDLKGIVERLPYLSDLGVDALWLSPIFVSPMTDFGYDIADYTAIDPLFGTMADFDTLVEAAHARGLKVLLDLVPNHTSERHPWFEQSRASRDNAKRDWYIWRDPAPDGGPPNNWLSEFGGSAWAFDAVTGQYYYHAFLAAQPDLNWRNPAVMAAMHEVMRFWLRRGVDGFRVDVIWHLIKDEAFRDNPPNPDYRDGDSPYRRVLPIYSTDRPEVHDVIRGLRAVIDEFPARVLIGEIYLPIEKLVAYYGRDLSGAHMPFNFSLLETPWQAGAVGALIDRYEAALPPGAWPNWVLGNHDRPRVVSRVGAAQARVAAVLLLTLRGTPTLYYGDELGMSQVPIRPEQVQDPFEKNVPGFGFGRDGCRTPMQWDASLHAGFSRVAPWLPRGADAAVVNVARERDDSDSLLSLYRRLIMLRRSRPALTQGGYRPLEATAGSLAYLRETDDDRVLVAVNMSPNSVAIAVPEAVLGQKVLISSTSGREGERCDRHLTLHGDEAVVVG, from the coding sequence ATGAACGACGCTTGGTGGAAGTCTGCGGTCCTCTATCAGATCTATCCGCGCTCGTTTCAGGACAGCGATGGCGACGGCGTCGGCGATCTCAAGGGCATCGTCGAACGTCTGCCGTACCTGAGCGACCTCGGCGTCGATGCCCTCTGGCTGTCGCCGATCTTCGTCTCGCCGATGACCGACTTCGGCTACGACATCGCCGACTACACCGCGATCGATCCGCTGTTCGGCACGATGGCGGATTTCGATACGCTGGTCGAAGCCGCGCATGCACGCGGCCTCAAGGTTCTGCTCGACCTCGTGCCCAACCACACCTCGGAGCGCCATCCGTGGTTCGAGCAAAGCCGCGCCTCGCGCGATAACGCCAAGCGGGATTGGTACATCTGGCGCGATCCGGCGCCGGACGGCGGTCCGCCCAATAACTGGCTCTCGGAGTTCGGCGGCTCCGCCTGGGCCTTCGATGCGGTCACCGGGCAGTACTATTACCACGCGTTTCTCGCGGCGCAGCCGGACCTCAACTGGCGCAATCCCGCGGTCATGGCGGCGATGCACGAGGTCATGCGCTTTTGGCTGCGACGCGGCGTCGACGGCTTCCGCGTCGACGTGATCTGGCATCTGATCAAGGACGAGGCGTTCCGCGACAATCCGCCGAACCCGGACTATCGCGACGGCGATTCGCCATACCGCCGGGTCCTGCCGATCTACTCCACCGACCGGCCCGAGGTGCACGACGTCATCCGCGGCCTGCGCGCCGTGATCGACGAGTTTCCCGCGCGGGTGCTGATCGGCGAGATCTACCTGCCGATCGAGAAGCTGGTTGCCTATTACGGCCGCGACCTCTCCGGCGCGCATATGCCGTTTAATTTCAGCCTGCTCGAGACACCGTGGCAGGCGGGGGCGGTCGGCGCCCTCATCGATCGTTACGAGGCGGCGCTGCCGCCCGGCGCCTGGCCCAACTGGGTTCTCGGCAACCACGACCGGCCGCGCGTCGTCAGCCGCGTCGGCGCGGCGCAGGCGAGGGTGGCCGCGGTGCTGCTGCTCACTTTGCGCGGCACGCCGACGCTCTATTACGGCGACGAACTCGGCATGTCGCAGGTTCCCATCCGGCCGGAACAAGTGCAGGACCCGTTCGAGAAGAATGTGCCCGGCTTTGGCTTCGGCCGCGATGGCTGCCGGACGCCGATGCAGTGGGACGCCAGCCTCCATGCCGGCTTCTCGCGAGTCGCACCCTGGCTGCCGCGTGGCGCCGATGCCGCTGTCGTCAACGTCGCCCGTGAGCGAGACGACTCGGATTCGCTGCTGAGCCTTTACCGCCGACTCATTATGTTGCGTCGCAGTCGCCCGGCTCTGACGCAGGGTGGTTACCGGCCGCTGGAGGCCACGGCTGGGTCACTGGCCTACCTGCGGGAGACTGACGATGATCGGGTGCTGGTGGCGGTGAATATGAGCCCAAATTCTGTGGCAATCGCTGTACCGGAGGCTGTATTGGGCCAAAAAGTGCTTATATCGTCGACGAGCGGTCGAGAGGGCGAGCGCTGCGATCGCCACCTGACGCTTCACGGCGACGAGGCGGTGGTGGTCGGGTAG
- the rpsL gene encoding 30S ribosomal protein S12 — protein sequence MPTINQLIAKPRHPLKARNKVPALQASPQKRGVCTRVYTTTPKKPNSALRKVAKVRLTNGFEVIGYIPGEGHNLQEHSVVMIRGGRVKDLPGVRYHILRGVLDTQGVKNRKQRRSKYGAKRPK from the coding sequence ATGCCGACGATTAACCAGCTGATTGCGAAGCCGCGGCACCCGCTCAAGGCGCGTAACAAGGTGCCCGCGCTGCAGGCGAGCCCGCAGAAGCGCGGCGTCTGCACGCGCGTCTACACGACCACGCCGAAGAAGCCGAACTCGGCGCTTCGTAAGGTCGCCAAGGTGCGTCTGACGAATGGCTTCGAAGTCATCGGCTACATCCCGGGCGAAGGTCATAACCTTCAGGAGCACTCGGTGGTCATGATCCGCGGCGGCCGCGTGAAGGACTTGCCGGGCGTGCGTTACCACATCCTGCGCGGCGTGCTCGACACGCAGGGCGTCAAGAACCGTAAGCAGCGCCGTTCGAAGTACGGCGCGAAGCGTCCGAAGTAA
- the rpsG gene encoding 30S ribosomal protein S7 translates to MSRRHAAEKREIIPDPKFGNIVVSKFMNAIMYDGKKSVAEGIVYGALETIENKTKQNPINVFQQALDNVMPSIEVRSRRVGGATYQVPVEVRTTRRQALGIRWIINAARDRNERTMTERLSAELLDASNNRGNAVKKREDTHKMAEANRAFSHYRW, encoded by the coding sequence ATGTCCCGTCGTCACGCTGCAGAGAAGCGCGAGATCATTCCGGACCCGAAGTTCGGCAACATCGTCGTATCGAAGTTCATGAATGCCATCATGTACGACGGCAAGAAGTCCGTCGCGGAAGGCATCGTCTACGGTGCGCTCGAGACCATCGAGAACAAGACCAAGCAGAACCCGATCAACGTCTTCCAGCAGGCGCTCGACAACGTGATGCCCTCGATCGAGGTGCGTTCGCGGCGCGTCGGCGGCGCCACCTATCAGGTTCCGGTCGAAGTCCGCACGACCCGTCGTCAGGCTCTCGGCATCCGCTGGATCATCAACGCGGCCCGCGACCGCAACGAGCGCACCATGACCGAGCGTCTCTCGGCCGAGCTGCTCGATGCGTCGAACAATCGCGGCAATGCCGTCAAGAAGCGCGAAGACACGCACAAGATGGCGGAAGCCAACCGCGCGTTCTCGCACTACCGCTGGTAA